ATCGACTTATACAAGTAAAAGGCATATCCCCCAAAAGCTAGTGCAATTACCCCGGCAATTGTCCCTAATATAATTAACGCTTTTTTCAAATTAGATGAGCTCCTTTTCAAATTAGCTTAAGATTGGCGTGAGGCTAACTTTCGTGTTTTCCCTGAAGGTACAGGGAAGTTTTTTTGAATTTACTTATCCCAAATTATTGATTACTGTTTCTAGCTTAGCCGTCAGCTCTTTGAAATCAAATTGTTTAGCCGCCTCTAAACAATTCTTGCAATACGTATCATATTGTTTTGAGCTTGATGTACTTATTTCAATAATTGCTTTAGTAAGTGCTTCAGGTGAATCCGGTTCCACTGTTATTCCGCAGCCATACGCCTCTATTTTATTAAATGGTGTCGGGATGTTCGACAAAATCGGTTTGCCGGCAGCAAAGTAGTCGAACAGCTTATTCAAACTCACGCCATACTTATAAATTGATAAGTTTTGGCTTGTCACAATATTCAAATCTGCTTGGCTTAAAATAGACGGAATAAATTTCTTTTCAACTTTTCCATAAAATGTAACATTTGATAAATTATTCTCTGCCGCAAATTGAAGGAGCTCATCTTTTTTATAACCATCTCCGAAAAAATGGAATTGTACCGTGTTGTCCTTTTTATCTTTGAATATTTTAGCGGCTTCAAGTATTTGATCAAGTGCATTTGCGATTCCCATTGAACCCGCATAGACAACATTAAATGTACCGGGCTTTTTGTCCAGATGAAATTTAAAGTTTTGTAAATGGGCATTGAATTCTTCTAAATCTACCCCATTATTAATGTAGCTTACACGTTTATATGGAATATCATGTTCTTCCAAATATTTCCCGCCGCCAGGCATCGTAAAGATTAAATGATCTGCTCTTTGGTACATAAACCTCTCTAATGTGTACAATGCTTTTGCGATGAGACTTTTTTCTTTTATTCGTCCCATTCGAATTAAAGTTTCCGGCCATAAGTCGCGTGTCTCAATGATTAATTTCGAATGATATTTTTTAGCTAATGCGTACCCTATAACCCAGTTCAACGGATGGACAGACGATGCATAGATTACATCAGGCTTTTGTTGCTTTTCTTTTCTTTCATGTTGATATGCTCGAAAAGAGAACTCCAATATATTTTTTAACCTGTCTTTCCCATTGCCATTGTAATCCCTTGCCTTAATAAAGGAAAATAAAATCCCATTTATTTCTTGGTTCTGACGCGTTTGTTTAGCTGAAAAAGTTTGCTTGATTTCAGGATAGGAAGTGCTTGCACAAATAATTTTGACACGATAGTTTTTTTTGCTTAGTTTTTCGGCAAACTTATAGTGTCGTCCTTCATAAGGTTTTGCATAATGATTAATGATCCAGATCGTTTTCATTTTATGACTCTTGATTTCTTAGTAATTGGTTGCCGTTTACTTTCGAAACTTCCTTTGCAGGCGAGCCCATGACTAAGCTTTCTTTCTCGACATCTTTTGTAACAACACTTCCTGCTGCAATTGTCCCATCTGCCTTAATCGTTTTTCCCGGCAGTATCGTTGCGTTTGCCCCAATCCTTCCGCCTGTTTCTACTGTTACCCCTTTGAATTTATCAAGTCGTTCCTTGCTTCTTCCCATAAAATTATCATTCGTTGTAATTACCCCTGGTGCAACAAATACATAATCCCCTATGTTAGAGTAGGCCGTAATATAACAGTTCGTCTCTAATTTACAGTACTCTCCGACAACACAGTCATTTTCAACAGCAGCCCCACGCCCAATAATTGTATAATCACCGATTGAAACACGTTCTCTTACGGTGGCTAAATCAGCAATAAATACATTGTCGCCAATTTTACAATGCGCATAAATAATTGATGATGTTCCTATGGTGACGCCTGAACCGATTTCAGAAGGCGGCAAATCATCCGTTGCTGGCAAGATTGATATTTTAGCACGAGTAGGCTGTTTGCCAATTACGGCATTATCCTGAATAGTGACATTGTCTCCAATGCAGGTCCCTTTATAAATGACAACGTTATGACCGATTGTGACATTTTTTCCGAAGGTTACATTTTCTTCAATGGTAACATGATTCCCTTTTGTTACGTCGTTCATTACATGGCCTCCTAAAGCGGTTAAAATTTGGAGATGCAATCCTCATGATTTGGAGTGATAAAATTCTTTCATCGTTTTAACGATATATGTCAAGTCTTCTTCTGCTAATTCAGGGTATATGGGTAGGGACAAAACTTCTTTTGCCGCCTTTTCTGCTTCTGGGAAGTCGCCCTCTTGGTAGCCTAAACTTTTAAAAACAGGCTGTACATGCAGTGGGATTGGGTAATAAACCATGGAATCGATCCCTTTTTCTTTCAAGTAGCTTTGTAACTCATCACGATGTTCAACCCTTAACGTGTATTGATGGTATACGTGGTAATTGCCTTCCTTTTCGATTGGCGTTTTCACGTAATGGGGCGATAGTTCATTGAGGTGCTCTGTATAGTAAGATGCATGAGCCCGGCGCATTGAGTTGAATTCATTTAACTTCTTAAATTTAACGTTCAAAATAGCCGCTTGCAATTCGTCAAGACGGCTGTTATACCCTAAAATATGATGGAAATATTTTGGCTTGCTGCCGTGAACTCTAAGAATACGGCTCTTTTCTGCCAGCGCGCGATCGGATGTAACAATCATCCCGCCGTCACCATATGCACCTAAGTTTTTTGTAGGGAAAAAACTATAGGCAGCAGCTGTGCCAAGTTCACCCGGTTTTTTTCCGTAATATTCCGCACCTATTGCCTGGGCTGCATCTTCAATAACAATCAAGTTGTATTTTTGAGCAATGTCCATAATTTCTTTCATATCAGCCATCTGGCCGTATAAATGAACAGGCATAATTGCTTTTGTTTTGTCTGTTACCGCTTGTTCAATTTTTGCTGCATCCATATTGAACGTAGCAGGGTCAATATCGACAAAAACCGGGGCAGCCCCGGCCCTTGCAATGGACCCGGCTGTAGCAAAAAAGGTAAATGGCACAGTAATGACTTCATCTCCCTCTTTGATACCGGCAGCTTGGAGGGCGATATGCAGCGCATCTGACCCGTTCCCCACACCAATCCCATACGCTGTGTGGCTGTAATGTGCAAGATCATCTTCCAATTTCTTTGCGTGATCGCCTAATATGTATTGGGACGAACTGAGTACGTTATCAATCGTTTCCAGCACTTCGCCTCTCATTGAGTGATATTGTTCCGAGAGATCTAACATCGTTATACGCTTCATTGATTATTCCCCTTTATAAAAATCCTGTATAATAATGGAGACAATGCTCAAAAATTGTTGAGTACTTTCTATAAGCATTATACTTTAAGAAAATGCAAATCGCATCCAACAATAAAAAGATTTAATCGTTAGAAAGAAGGATTAAGATGAACTTTGCAATTATTGGCTGCGGCTTTATCGCAAAAAAACATGCTCATTCAATTCGGGAAATAGAAGGAGCCAAATTGGTTGCAGTATGCGATAAAATACCGGAGAATATGATGTTTTATGTGAAGGAATACGGGGCAAGGGCTTACGAAGAGATGAATGAAATGTTTCAAAAGGAAAACATAGATATCGTTTGTATATGTACGCCGACGGGTTCACACGCTCCTATCGCCATTCAATCCGCCCATGCAAAAAAGCATATTATACTTGAAAAACCAATTGCCATGACATTGGAAGAAGCCGATCAAATCATTGAAGCCTGCCATATGAATCAAGTGAAGCTGTCGATCGTACATCCGAATCGCTACCGTCCGGCTGTACAAGAGCTCCGCAAAATAATGGATCATCACTTGCTTGGAAAAATAAGCCATGCCAATGCAATGGTCAATTGGAATCGAAATCAAGAATACTATGACCAAGCGGCGTGGCGCGGAACGAAGGAATTTGATGGCGGTGCATTATTAAACCAAGCGATACATAACGTTGATTTGTTGCTTTGGTTTATGGGTGAGGCAGAAGAAGTTTATAGTATGCAAGCAACCCGAATTAGAAAAATTGAGGCTGAAGATGTGTCAAATGGACTTGTCCGCTTTAAGTCAGGGGCACTTGGACTCGTACAAGCGTCGACAACTGTATATCCAAAAAATTTCGAGGAGTCCATTACGATTTTCGGTGAAAAAGGAACGGTGAAAATAGGCGGGCCGAATGCCGTTTATTTGGAGCATATAAGGATCGACGGAATGCCAGAAGAGGAGGCACATGCTTTGAAAGTTAAGATTGAAGCTGATCCATGGGGTGTACCGGGACATCAGCGCATTATTGAAGAGATGATCGAAGCGGTGAAACAAGATGCAACACCGGCTGTTTCAGGCGAAGAAGGCAGAAAGGCATTAGAACTCGCCCTGGCTTTTTACCGTTCTGCCGAAAAAAACCAGCCCATCGCAATCAGGACAGGAGACAGCATATGAAAACTTCCGAAATAGCAGATAATCTATTTGTAAAAAAGCTAATGGATAGACTCAATCATAAAACAGCAGTCATAGGGGTTGTCGGCCTTGGCTATGTTGGCCTTCCGCTAGCTGTTGAAAAAGCAAAGGCAGGCTATCGCGTCATAGGCTTTGATATTCAGGAAGAGCGTGTAAGAAAAGTTAACGAAGGGATTAATTATATTGGGGATGTGGTTGACGAGGATTTGGCAGAAATCGTTAAACATCAGCGATTAAAAGCCACCACTGATTATTCCTTCATTAGGGAAGTTGATGCCGTAGCGATCTGTGTGCCGACACCATTAGACATGTATAAACAGCCAAATACATCCTATGTTGAAAACTCAGCAAATGAAATCGCCGCACATTTGCAAAAAGGCATGCTTGTCGTTCTTGAAAGCACAACCTATCCGGGGACAACAGAAGAACTTCTGAAGCCTATATTAGAGAAATCCGGCCTTACTTGCGGCGTTGACTTCTTTTTAGCCTATTCACCGGAACGAGTCGATCCGGGCAATAAGCAATTCAACACGAAAAATACACCAAAGGTGGTAGGCGGGGTAACGGAGAACTGTACGCAAGTGGCTGCCGCAATGTACGAAAATGTCCTGGAGGGAAAGGTCCACCGGGTTTCAAGCCCTGCAGTCGGCGAAATGGAAAAAGTATTGGAAAATACGTTCCGTAACATTAACATTGCCCTTGTGAATGAAATGGCGATCCTCTGCAACAAAATGGGGATTGACGTATGGGAAGTCATTGATGCGGCGGCAACAAAGCCGTATGGATTTATGCCGTTTTATCCCGGCCCGGGGCTCGGGGGGCATTGCATTCCGATAGACCCATGGTATTTAACATGGAAAGCCAGGGAGTACAGCTATCATACAAAGCTGATCGAAATAGCAGGCGAGATCAACAATGACATGCCGGACTATGTCATCAAAAGGGTGATGGAAATATTAAATAAGGATGGAAAAGCGCTAAATGGTTCTCACATTTTAATTCTGGGCGTCGCCTATAAAAAAGATATCGACGACTGCCGGGAATCGCCGGTCTTTCCTATATTGGACAAGCTTGATAATGGCGGGGCAAAGTGGACGGTGGTCGATCCGCATATTAACGAATTCTCGTTTAAAGATAGAAAGGTTTTTCCCGAGCCCGCCATAACAGCAGATATGCTGGAACGGGCAGATTTGGTTCTTATCGCCACGAACCATACGGCCTTTGACTACAAGGAAATCGCCTTACACGCAAAAGCCGTTTTCGATACGAGGAATTCAAGCGAAGAGTTATGTATCAATCCTAATTACTATAAATTGTGACGGTGCCTACAATCAGGTAAGTTTTTAGCATCTATTATAAAAGGTCACTTTAGCGTAATCGCTACAAGTGACCTTTTATGGGATATATTCCCGTTAAGCAATGGGAAAAACCTTTATTACATGTTGAAATCGGTAGCGTTGCATAAAACTTTTTTAATCGCATCAAATGACTAACTTTTTGCAATGATTGGTTCCTGTCAATTTTCTGATACAGTGGGTTTCCCATTACACATTCGATTAGTCGAACAATACCTTTTTAATAGGTAAATACTACCAATTAGGTTAACGATATGGTACTATTAATTTAAAATATTTATTGAGTTAGATTATTCTAAAAAAGGAGAGTGAAAGATATTGCAGAAAATTAGTTTTATAGTTTCATTATGTTCACTTTTTTTGTTCACTTTTTTAGTATCAGATGTTAGTGCAGAAACAACGTTCACTGATGTAAATCAAAACAATTCGCACTATGAGGGAATAATGCATCTTACAGAAAAAAATATTATTAATGGCTATACATTAAAGGATGGAACAAAAGAGTATAGACCTGATAAAGAAATATCAAGAATACATACAGCAGTCCTGTTTAAAAGAGCGTTGGAATTACCAGTGCCGAAAGATGTGAAAGAAATCCTTAAAAACTTTAAAGACATTAATTCTTCACATGATTATGCTAATGAAATTGCAGCTACATACGAAGCAGGTATTTTTAAGGGTAGTAATGGATACTTCAATGATAAGAAGCCACTAACGAGGGAGCAGATGGCATCCGTACTTGTTAGGGCATTTCATTTAGACAAAATAAATAATAACGATAAAAACGTGAAGGTAAATCTTAAAAATGTAGATCCTTCACATCAAGCTAATCTTCAAATACTGGCTAATCTTGAAATTACCAATCAATTAAAAGATTTTCGACCAAATCAAATGGTAACAAGAGGTCAATTTGCTACTTTCTTGTATAGGACTATGCAAGTCACTGGTGATTTAAAAGATACAACAATAGTGAAAGTACACCCGATTAACGATATTGTTGTTACCAAGGGTGAAAAAGTAGTTCTTCCAGAAACAGTAACAGTAACTTACAATAATGGAAAAAATGATGACGTAGCTGTAAAGTGGGATACTGAAAAGTTTGATTTCACACAAACAGGGA
The sequence above is drawn from the Pueribacillus theae genome and encodes:
- a CDS encoding glycosyltransferase family 4 protein yields the protein MKTIWIINHYAKPYEGRHYKFAEKLSKKNYRVKIICASTSYPEIKQTFSAKQTRQNQEINGILFSFIKARDYNGNGKDRLKNILEFSFRAYQHERKEKQQKPDVIYASSVHPLNWVIGYALAKKYHSKLIIETRDLWPETLIRMGRIKEKSLIAKALYTLERFMYQRADHLIFTMPGGGKYLEEHDIPYKRVSYINNGVDLEEFNAHLQNFKFHLDKKPGTFNVVYAGSMGIANALDQILEAAKIFKDKKDNTVQFHFFGDGYKKDELLQFAAENNLSNVTFYGKVEKKFIPSILSQADLNIVTSQNLSIYKYGVSLNKLFDYFAAGKPILSNIPTPFNKIEAYGCGITVEPDSPEALTKAIIEISTSSSKQYDTYCKNCLEAAKQFDFKELTAKLETVINNLG
- a CDS encoding DegT/DnrJ/EryC1/StrS family aminotransferase, with protein sequence MKRITMLDLSEQYHSMRGEVLETIDNVLSSSQYILGDHAKKLEDDLAHYSHTAYGIGVGNGSDALHIALQAAGIKEGDEVITVPFTFFATAGSIARAGAAPVFVDIDPATFNMDAAKIEQAVTDKTKAIMPVHLYGQMADMKEIMDIAQKYNLIVIEDAAQAIGAEYYGKKPGELGTAAAYSFFPTKNLGAYGDGGMIVTSDRALAEKSRILRVHGSKPKYFHHILGYNSRLDELQAAILNVKFKKLNEFNSMRRAHASYYTEHLNELSPHYVKTPIEKEGNYHVYHQYTLRVEHRDELQSYLKEKGIDSMVYYPIPLHVQPVFKSLGYQEGDFPEAEKAAKEVLSLPIYPELAEEDLTYIVKTMKEFYHSKS
- a CDS encoding N-acetyltransferase; this encodes MNDVTKGNHVTIEENVTFGKNVTIGHNVVIYKGTCIGDNVTIQDNAVIGKQPTRAKISILPATDDLPPSEIGSGVTIGTSSIIYAHCKIGDNVFIADLATVRERVSIGDYTIIGRGAAVENDCVVGEYCKLETNCYITAYSNIGDYVFVAPGVITTNDNFMGRSKERLDKFKGVTVETGGRIGANATILPGKTIKADGTIAAGSVVTKDVEKESLVMGSPAKEVSKVNGNQLLRNQES
- a CDS encoding Gfo/Idh/MocA family protein, with the translated sequence MNFAIIGCGFIAKKHAHSIREIEGAKLVAVCDKIPENMMFYVKEYGARAYEEMNEMFQKENIDIVCICTPTGSHAPIAIQSAHAKKHIILEKPIAMTLEEADQIIEACHMNQVKLSIVHPNRYRPAVQELRKIMDHHLLGKISHANAMVNWNRNQEYYDQAAWRGTKEFDGGALLNQAIHNVDLLLWFMGEAEEVYSMQATRIRKIEAEDVSNGLVRFKSGALGLVQASTTVYPKNFEESITIFGEKGTVKIGGPNAVYLEHIRIDGMPEEEAHALKVKIEADPWGVPGHQRIIEEMIEAVKQDATPAVSGEEGRKALELALAFYRSAEKNQPIAIRTGDSI
- a CDS encoding nucleotide sugar dehydrogenase; the encoded protein is MKTSEIADNLFVKKLMDRLNHKTAVIGVVGLGYVGLPLAVEKAKAGYRVIGFDIQEERVRKVNEGINYIGDVVDEDLAEIVKHQRLKATTDYSFIREVDAVAICVPTPLDMYKQPNTSYVENSANEIAAHLQKGMLVVLESTTYPGTTEELLKPILEKSGLTCGVDFFLAYSPERVDPGNKQFNTKNTPKVVGGVTENCTQVAAAMYENVLEGKVHRVSSPAVGEMEKVLENTFRNINIALVNEMAILCNKMGIDVWEVIDAAATKPYGFMPFYPGPGLGGHCIPIDPWYLTWKAREYSYHTKLIEIAGEINNDMPDYVIKRVMEILNKDGKALNGSHILILGVAYKKDIDDCRESPVFPILDKLDNGGAKWTVVDPHINEFSFKDRKVFPEPAITADMLERADLVLIATNHTAFDYKEIALHAKAVFDTRNSSEELCINPNYYKL